The DNA region AAATGTAAACTTCTTCTACAGTAGAAGGATACAGTGCGATTATTTGATGATCTCCGTGAGTACCCCATCTAATTTGCATTATATCTCCTTGAGAAGGCGAAGTTGGGAGACCTGTACTTGGTCCACCTCTCATGACATCTACAAAAACACAAGGAATTTCAGTCATTATAGCATATCCTAAAGCTTCCTGCATTAAAGAAAAACCTGGACCACTTGTAGCTGTCATTGATTTAACTCCAGCAAGTGATGCACCTATTATTGCAGCAGCACTTCCTAATTCATCTTCCATTTGGATAAAAGTACCTCCAACTTTAGGAAGTTCTCTTGCCATATATTCTGCAATCTCTGTGGAAGGAGTTATTGGATAACCAGCAAAAAAACGACACCCCGCCTTTATAGCAGCCATTCCTACTGCTTCATTACCCTGCAAAAAAAGCATTTTACCCATTAGATTCACCTCGAAATTCTGTTACATTTATAGCAAAATCAGGACACATTCTTTCACATTGTAAACATCCTGTACATTTTGTGAAATCTGGAACTACGGGTTTTCCAAATTCTTCTTCTATAATTGCATTAACAGGGCAAATCCAAGAACATATTCCACATTTTTTACAATAACGATAGTTTATATATACTTTAAATAACCTCTTAGTTGACTGCAATTCATAGACCTCCTTTAAAAAAAGATATTACCCACTTTAGAAATTATGAAACTCCGATTCTATAAATGTTTTGAATCTTAGTTTTTTCAAAATTACCTCCTCAACTCTAATCCTTGCAAAATATGAATTTCTTTAACTTTTTCGCTACGAGTAGCTAAGGAGAGGGGAAAGAGCTCCGTCCTGAACCCGTTATAAATTCAAAGTACTATTTTAAAGAATGCTTAAAAATATTCCAGCTACTATTGCTGAACCAATTACACCTGCAACATTTGGTCCCATCGCATGCATTAATATAAAATTTCCCGGGTCGCTATCTTGGGCAATCTGTTGAGCTACTCTTGCTGAATCAGGTACCGCAGAAACACCAGCCGCACCAATTAAAGGATTTATTTTTTCTTTAGAAAATATATTCATTGTTTTTGCGAAGATTATTCCACTTGCAAGCGAAGCGACAAAAGCGACTGCTCCTAATAAAATGATCTTTAAAGTACTCCAAGATAAAAATATATCAGCAGTTGCAGAAGCTCCTACAGATAACATCAACAATATAGTAACAGTATCAGAAATAAATCTTGAGGCAGCTTCTGCTAATCTTGCGGTTAAACCAGACTCTTTTAACAAATTCCCCAACATTAACATTCCTACCAAAGGTAACGCTTGTGGAACTATCAAAGAAACTAATATGGTTGTTAATAAAGGAAAAATAATTCTTTCACGTTTACTTACATTTCTCATTCTTTTCATTCTAATCTTTCTTTCTCTTTTAGTAGTTAATAGCTTGGATATAAAAGGCTGTAAAATGGGGATAAAAGCAATATATGAATAAGCAGCAACCGCAATAACAGAAAGCAATTCCGGAGAAAACCTTGAAGCTAAATAGATGGAAGTAGGCCCGTCTGCTCCACCTATAATTGAAATAGCAGCTGCTGCACGAAGATCAAATCCCATAAGATTAGCGATAATAAAGGTAACAAATATTCCTACTTGCGCAGCTCCACCTAAGATAAGAAGCTTAGGATCAGCTATTAGATATGAAAAATCTGTTAAAGCACCTATCCCTAAGAAGATCAGAGGAGGATAAATACCAAGTTCCATTCCTTGCTTTATATACCATAATAATCCACCAGGTTGACCATTTTGTGGAGCTAAAAGTATTCCTGTCATCTCGGGAGGCAAATTAGCCATTATCATACCAAATCCTAATGGAATCAATAAAAGTGGTTCAGCATGCTTAGCTATAGCTATATAAATAATTCCTAATCCCAAGACGATCATGAATATTTGAGACCACATAATATTTGCAAATCCAGAATTAGTAAAAAAAGAAAGTAAATCAGATAATTGCATTTAATTCCTCCTGTTTATGATTTTTACTAAATTTGGAAATTCTAAAATTTGCATTTTATATATGTTTTAGCATTTAATTTTTCCAAAAATACTTTTTTGTCTGGAAACACCCATATAAGTCGCCGCTTCTATTGATTCGCTCCATTTAACGAAAAAGAAGAAAAAGGGCTCTACCCTAGACCCACTTTACATTTAAAAGCTTGTTTTTAGAAAATTATCATTTCTAAGATGTTTAATAATTTTTAGTAAATATAATTTGTTACCTTGAAGAGCCTCATACAATATTTGACTATTATTTTTATTATATCATATACTTTAAATCCTTAATCGTAAAAATACGCTTTTCTTTCAATTTTTCAATTTTTTTTGTATAATATTATTAGTTTGTTTTTTAAACTATTAATGTAAAATATTTATAAATCATTTTAAGGAGTGATGTCTTTGAACTATAGAAATTTCGGCAAAACTAATATCAAGATTTCAACTTTAGGATTTGGCTGCATGAGATTTCCAATTTTAAATAATAACCCTAATGAAATTAATGAAAAATTGACAATCGAAATGTTAAGATACGCCATTGAAAAAGGTGTAAATTATATAGACACTGCGTATCCTTACCATGGTGGTAACAGTGAGTACGTAGTTGGTAAAGCTTTAAAAGACGGTTACAGAGAAAAAGTTTACCTGGCAACAAAAAGTCCAGTTTGGTTAGTAAACAAATACGAAGATTTTGAAACTTTTTTAGACGAACAATTAAAAAAACTTGATGTACAATATGTGGATATGTATTTGCTTCACTCTATTGACAAAGAACGCTGGGAGAAAATTAAAAAATTAGATTTCCAAAGATTCTTTGATGAAATGAAAAGAAAAGGAAAAATTAAATACGCAGGTTTTTCTTTCCATGACGATTTCAAAACATTTAAAGAAATTGTTGATTATTATGATTGGGACTTTTGCCAAATTCAATACAATTATCTTGATGTGCATTATCAAGCCGGAATTGCCGGTCTAAAATACGCCTATAAAAAAGGGCTTGGTGTAGTAATTATGGAGCCGCTACGAGGAGGAAAATTAGCTAATAAGCTTCCAAAAGAAGCAAATGAAATATTTAAAAAGCTAAATCCAGCTAAAAGCCCGGCATATTGGGCTTTAAGATGGGTTTGGAATCATCCAGAAGTATCTGTTGTTTTAAGTGGTATGTCTACAATGGAGCAAGTAAAAGAAAATATTACTGCTGCAACGGATGCTTTATCTAATTCTTTGAGTCAAATTGAACTTAACACTATTGAAAAAGTTAGGCAAACATATAGTTCTAAATCGAAAGTGAATTGTACAGGATGTAACTATTGTATGCCTTGTAAAAATGGAATTTTTATTCCAACAATTTTCAATATATACAATGAAGCTTATATTTTTGACAATTTTGAAGAAGCAAAAGAAAGATACAATTCTCTCATTAAAATAGGTGCTGATGCTTCTAAATGTGAAGAATGCGGAGATTGTGAAAAAGAATGCCCTCAACATCTACCAATCAGAGAATTATTAAAAGAATCAAGAAAAGTTTTAAGTGCATAATTAAAAAAACAGTTTTATACTTTAATCATTGAAAGGAAGGTGGGTGAAGTGAATAAAAGACTTTTAGGTAAGACTGGTTTTGAAGTTTCAATTTTAGGCTTGGGTGGCTTTCATATGCTTGAAATCTCACAAGAATACGTAAGTAAGTTAATGAACATTTATTTACAAGCCGGGGGAAATTACGTAGAAACAGCTGCGGAATACGGAGATGGGGAATCCGAGAAAAAAATGGCTTATGCTTTGAATGGAAGAAGAAACCAAGTGATACTTGCAAGTAAATGTCATGCAAGAGATGAAAAACAAGCACAATTTTATTTGGAAAGAACATTAAAAAATCTTAATACTGATTATCTTGATATCCTATTTATTCATCATGTAACAAAAAAAGAAGATTTAGACCTTTTATTAAATAAATCTTCAGCTTTAGATTATTTTATGAAGGCAAAGAAAGAAGGTAAAATAAGAGCTTTAGGAGTTTCTGTGCATGGATTATGTGATTATGCATTTCAACTTATAAAAACAGTTGAATTGGATGTTGTAATGACACAGTTTAATTATCTAGATATCTTTAATTTCCCTTCAACCTACAATGAATTCCTTCCATATGTTAGATCAAAAAATATGGGAGTAGTTGGTATGAAATCTGTTGCTGACGGTTATTTGTATAGATATTTTGATGACGCCTTAAATTTTGCTTTATCTCAAGATTTGGATGTTATGGTTGTTGGGGCAAATTCAGAAGATATACTTTTAAAAGATATAAAAATAGCTAAAAATTTTAAACCTATGCTAAAAAAATCCATAGATAATCTCTACTTCAAAGCACCAGAATTAGGAACTTATGTTTGTAGACAATGTGGAAAGTGCCTACCTTGTCCAGAAAATATAGATATTATGAAAATTTTTGAATATGAAGGTTGGTATGATCGTCAAATGAGAGATTATGAACCTCATGAAGCTCCTGATTACGCACTCAGAGAAAGATTGGCTTTTTGGTTCGGAAATCAGGATGAAGCTATAAAAGCTTATTCTACGCTAAACAAGACCTTTAAAGATTGCACAAAATGTGGTTTGTGTGAAGAAAGATGCCCTTATGATATTAAAATAATAGATAAACTTAGATTAGTAGACTTCAAACTTGGAAAGGGAGAAATCTATTGATTCTATCTATTATTTTGTCTATCTAATTTACTCTTTGAAATATTAAAAGCACATATCTCGTTTAATATACAAATAGAACATTTTGGAGAGATCGGGCGACATATTTTTTGGCCAAAAGAAACCATTGATCCGTTTATTGGCCCCCACAGATTAGGGGGTAATATCTTCATCAATGCTTTTTCTGTTTCTTCAGGTGATTTGGTTTTTACCCATCCTAACCTATTTGATATTCTATGAACGTGTGTATCAACTGCCAATGCTTCTTTTCCAAAAGATACATATAATACTATGTTTGCAGTTTTTCTACCAACACCTGGAAGGGTTAAAAGTTCCTCCAATGTATTTGGGACCTTTGCATTATATTTATTAACCAATATTTTTGAGATTTGAATTATTCTTTCACTCTTTTGTTTGTACATACCAGCTGGTTTAATTAATTTATAAAGTTCTTGAGGATTTAACTTTGATATTTCATTGACATCTTTATACTTTGAAAATAAGGCCTTAAAAGCTTTTTCGGTATTTTCATCTTTAGTTCTTTGAGACAAAACTGTTTGAATCAATACTTTATATGGATCTATTTCGTAAATATCGCGTGGAAAGAATTTTATGATTTTCTTGGCTTCTTCAACTATGTTTCTTTTCATTTTTTACCTCTCACAAAAGTTTTCTTTAATATTGTAGCTCTTATAATCCAATTAAATTTAAAATCAATATATTCATAAAAACTACTTTGAAGTTTTTATGAATATATTATATAATAACAAACAAAACAAAATAATAACAATATCTAAAAATATGATAAAATTGTTATGATTTCAAAATTATATTTCAGGAGTGACTTCTTTGAAAGTAACTATTATTGCAACAGGAAATGAATTAACAGAAGGAATAATCCTCGATAAAAACTCAAAATATTTAGCCGAAAGGTTAAAAGAATTAGGACATGAAACCCTGAAAATAATCAACGTAAAAGATGATATTACTTTAATCGAAAATTCTTTGAAAGACGCATTAAATATCAGCGATATAATTATCACCACAGGAGGATTAGGCCCAACAAAAGATGACTTGACTGTTCAAGCAGTTTCAGAAATCTTAGGCATTGAAATGTCATTTAATAAATCTTTGTATGAAAAAATTCGAAAATATTATAAAAATAAAACCAATACATACTTAGATATTTTAAAAAAACAAGCTTATGTTCTGAAAACAGCTGAAATATTGCTTAATCCAGTAGGAAGTGCTCCTGGTCAAAAAGTGATTGTAAATGGTAAAATGATTTATTTGTTGCCCGGACCTTTTGCTGAAGCAAAAGCAATTTTTGATGCATACATTTATGATGAGTTGTCTAAATACTTAGATACTAAAAAATATGAATTTAAATTATATTTCTATGGCTTAACTGAAGCTGAATTTATGAACGAAGTTTCATCTTTTTTAGATAATGTAGACTATTCTACAAAGATCGAAGAATACATTGGACCAAGTTTGAGAATAAGACTTGA from Petrotoga sp. 9PWA.NaAc.5.4 includes:
- a CDS encoding ferredoxin family protein; protein product: MQSTKRLFKVYINYRYCKKCGICSWICPVNAIIEEEFGKPVVPDFTKCTGCLQCERMCPDFAINVTEFRGESNG
- a CDS encoding sodium ion-translocating decarboxylase subunit beta, which encodes MQLSDLLSFFTNSGFANIMWSQIFMIVLGLGIIYIAIAKHAEPLLLIPLGFGMIMANLPPEMTGILLAPQNGQPGGLLWYIKQGMELGIYPPLIFLGIGALTDFSYLIADPKLLILGGAAQVGIFVTFIIANLMGFDLRAAAAISIIGGADGPTSIYLASRFSPELLSVIAVAAYSYIAFIPILQPFISKLLTTKRERKIRMKRMRNVSKRERIIFPLLTTILVSLIVPQALPLVGMLMLGNLLKESGLTARLAEAASRFISDTVTILLMLSVGASATADIFLSWSTLKIILLGAVAFVASLASGIIFAKTMNIFSKEKINPLIGAAGVSAVPDSARVAQQIAQDSDPGNFILMHAMGPNVAGVIGSAIVAGIFLSIL
- a CDS encoding aldo/keto reductase; the protein is MNYRNFGKTNIKISTLGFGCMRFPILNNNPNEINEKLTIEMLRYAIEKGVNYIDTAYPYHGGNSEYVVGKALKDGYREKVYLATKSPVWLVNKYEDFETFLDEQLKKLDVQYVDMYLLHSIDKERWEKIKKLDFQRFFDEMKRKGKIKYAGFSFHDDFKTFKEIVDYYDWDFCQIQYNYLDVHYQAGIAGLKYAYKKGLGVVIMEPLRGGKLANKLPKEANEIFKKLNPAKSPAYWALRWVWNHPEVSVVLSGMSTMEQVKENITAATDALSNSLSQIELNTIEKVRQTYSSKSKVNCTGCNYCMPCKNGIFIPTIFNIYNEAYIFDNFEEAKERYNSLIKIGADASKCEECGDCEKECPQHLPIRELLKESRKVLSA
- a CDS encoding aldo/keto reductase, producing the protein MNKRLLGKTGFEVSILGLGGFHMLEISQEYVSKLMNIYLQAGGNYVETAAEYGDGESEKKMAYALNGRRNQVILASKCHARDEKQAQFYLERTLKNLNTDYLDILFIHHVTKKEDLDLLLNKSSALDYFMKAKKEGKIRALGVSVHGLCDYAFQLIKTVELDVVMTQFNYLDIFNFPSTYNEFLPYVRSKNMGVVGMKSVADGYLYRYFDDALNFALSQDLDVMVVGANSEDILLKDIKIAKNFKPMLKKSIDNLYFKAPELGTYVCRQCGKCLPCPENIDIMKIFEYEGWYDRQMRDYEPHEAPDYALRERLAFWFGNQDEAIKAYSTLNKTFKDCTKCGLCEERCPYDIKIIDKLRLVDFKLGKGEIY
- the nth gene encoding endonuclease III, with amino-acid sequence MKRNIVEEAKKIIKFFPRDIYEIDPYKVLIQTVLSQRTKDENTEKAFKALFSKYKDVNEISKLNPQELYKLIKPAGMYKQKSERIIQISKILVNKYNAKVPNTLEELLTLPGVGRKTANIVLYVSFGKEALAVDTHVHRISNRLGWVKTKSPEETEKALMKILPPNLWGPINGSMVSFGQKICRPISPKCSICILNEICAFNISKSKLDRQNNR
- a CDS encoding CinA family nicotinamide mononucleotide deamidase-related protein; the encoded protein is MKVTIIATGNELTEGIILDKNSKYLAERLKELGHETLKIINVKDDITLIENSLKDALNISDIIITTGGLGPTKDDLTVQAVSEILGIEMSFNKSLYEKIRKYYKNKTNTYLDILKKQAYVLKTAEILLNPVGSAPGQKVIVNGKMIYLLPGPFAEAKAIFDAYIYDELSKYLDTKKYEFKLYFYGLTEAEFMNEVSSFLDNVDYSTKIEEYIGPSLRIRLENKKIFDTILKDILDKFSEYFIGYERLEETLLAELTSKNLKISFAESCTGGMISDIFVSVPGSSKAFEGSVVAYSNKIKIKLLNVSENTLNENGAVSSQTVTEMVKGLKNLTDCDVGVAVSGIAGPSGGTKDKPVGTVYFSFYFKNKIYIEKMLFQGNREDIRKRASYFALWKVLSIIRRVE